The DNA window GGAGAACAGAAATCTCCAGTAGAACAAAAGGGTAAAAGTCCccttgattttgattttcagTGTGAATACAAACCATGAAAGTGTGGCCTATCGATCCTTTAGTCCCTCGGAATTTGAGGCTAGAGGTGCCAGAAAAGTTACCACAGGGATAACTGGCTTGTGGCAGTCAAGCGTTCATAGCGACATTGCTTTTTGATTCTTCGATGTCGGCTCTTCCTATCATACCGAAGCAGAATTCGGTAAGCGTTGGATTGTTCACCCACTAATAGGGAACGTGAGCTGGGTTTAGACCGTCGTGAGACAGGTTAGTTTTACCCTACTGATGAATGTTATCGCAATAGTAATTGAACTTAGTACGAGAGGAACCGTTCATTCAGATAATTGGTTTTTGCGGCTGTCTGATCAGGCAACGCCGCGAAGCTACCATCTGCTGGATTATGGCTGAACGCCTCTAAGTCAGAATCCATGCTAGAACGCGATGATTTTTGCCCTGCACATTTTAGATGGATACGAATAAGACTTTTGTCGCTGGACCATAGCAGGCTGGCAACGGTGCGCTTAGCGGAAAGGCTTTGTGTGCTTGCCGGCGGATAGCAATGTCAACATGCGCGGGGATAAATCCTTTGCATACGACTTAGATGTACAACGGAGTATTGTAAGCAGTAGAGTAGCCTTGTTGTTACGATCTGCTGAGATTAAGCTTTTGTTGTCTGATTTGTCTAATCCTGGTTGCCCATAGGGCGACCAGATTTAGTAATATAGCCAGCTTTTTATGGCGGGCTCGCAGCAACCAGTACAGCCAGTTTTGGTTGTATTTGGTTTGCTCAAGCGTGCCACCGGGTAATGCATAGTAGTGTGGGAGTGCGGCTCGCTCCCATTATGGCAAGTATATAGTTAAGTGTGGgtgcaaaaaaaagtttaaGTAAATTATATGGAGTCTCgaaaaaccaataaaaataGAGACTCTTGGGATTCGAACTCATGGTTTTCGATGTGTAAAAAAAGAAGGCAAAAACGACTAGGCCATAAGAGGCAATCGGTCATTATTCTAAAGTGGAAGTTTTATATAAAGTTGCGGGGGTGGGAGGGGCGCTGCGCGCCCCTGGACAAGACATGAACGACGCAAGGCTGGGTCGGTTGGGGCGATAAATAATAGGTATTCTCCctccttttttctttctttcttcccCCCCCTCTTCCTCCCCTTTTCCCCTTTTCTACGAGTCTACGAGGAGGCTGGCGGCCGAAGGTCGACAGCTGACTACAAAGGGTGGGTGGTGGGGGAGATCTATTCGGGGGCGTAGCCCCCgagaaaaattttgaaaataggGCTAGAAGCATGGCCAGATGTAGGGGAAATGGGGAGTTTGGGAGGGGGTTGGggaaggaagaagaagaaaaaaagtgGTGGAAAGGagaagattttttttttgttggaaaaaatttttttatagaGTGAGAACCACGGGAGATCCAAGCACCAAGGGAAAAAAAGAGGAACGACGTCGTATGGGAAAGCTCGTAAAGGTATGAGGTTTCTGATATGGAGTTGTAAGGGTGGTgaaaagttttcaattaGGGCTATAGCTCTATAGGTAAGAGGATTACTACCAAGAAACTTGTAGAGATTTGAACAGTATTTATTAACGTGACATCAGCAACAAGAGGCAATGTTGGGTTTATAGGTTCAACATTTAACCTTAGCAGTTGACGTTGATAACTATGTAAGAGCAGCATTATTATGTATAGGTTCAGTATTTAGCCTTAGCAGTTGATGACCATGGTTCCAGCATAACACCAGTAACTTATGATAGTTGAAGTTGGAAACCTAACATAGAATGGATAAGCATAGGTTCAGCATTTATCCTTAGCATAATAACGTTGGATTTAAATATTAAGCATTGGGTTAGCATTGATATTTAACATAACAAGTACCAAGTGTTAAAAGACTTCCAATAAACAATCTATAATCAACACAATAGTGGGACATACTACCAATAGGCAACAGTTGTAGATACACTTCTAGAACACTAGTTGAACATTTTTAGTTAATGCAATTTAACCTTTCATTTTTGGTGGTTGGTTGaattttttggtggttggTTGAATCTGGTGAtggttgaaaaaattttcacaaatttaaattaaacGGGATATTGagatatatttataatttgatttttttaacGACACGTCGACTAAAAAAGGGGTTTGTTTATGTTTCGTTAAATTAATTTGCTCGTTATAAGGGTTTTCGTTTACCATTGtttggaaaaaaatttttcacagTTTTGTGTATTGTTACGTGTAACAAATTTTCCAGCCAGTGTTTTTACactgaaaaaaaacaaccaatAAACTAATTAATACACATCATGGTGTGGtggattattatattttaataGACAGTagttttcatcaatatgGTGGTTTATTCTGGTGATGTTTTTTTGTAGGGGAAAAGATTTTTATAGAGTGTTGTTAAGTTGGTTGCGTGTTGTAAGGTGGTTTTGTGTAGAAAATAAGCTTTTTTTACTAGAGTTTTCTATGAGGTGACGAATTGCATAATGGTATTAAAGTTTTAAATGTGTTTTATACACACagaaaaataattcattgTTAAAGgattactattattaaattactTTAATAACAGTAAAGAATTACATTGttagaaaaaaatgtattgtaattttttgCATGGCAATTTTTTGTGTGTAAATAcatagtaatttttttgtatggcAATTTTTTGTGTGTAAAtacataataattttttgtatgtgattttttttgtgtgaGAAAAAATGTATggtaattttttgtatggcAATTTTTTGTGTGTAAATAcatagtaatttttttgtatgcGAGAAATACatagtaattttttgtatggcaattttttgtatgggAGAAATCcatagtaatttttttgtatgtgCGAAATACatagtaattttttgtatgtgatttttttgtatgggAAAAAATGTATggtaattttttgtatgggAGAAATAcatagtaatttttttgcgTGTAAAAAATActaacattttttttgtatggcaattttttgtatgggAGAAATAcatagtaatttttttgtatggcaattttttgtatgcGAGAAATACatagtaattttttgtatgtgatttttttgtgtgAGAAAAAATGTATggtaattttttgtatgtattttttttgtatggtaattttttgtatgggAGAAATAcatagtaatttttttgcgTGTAAAAAATactaactttttttttgtatggtAATTTTTTGTGTGTAAATAcatagtaatttttttgtgcAATTTTTTAGATACAGAtatgttttgaaaaatgataatttttatattttttttatgtaaTTTTTGTATGGGAGAAAATGTAATTTCGTGTAAAAAATactaactttttttttgtatggtAATTTTTTGTGTGTAAATAcatagtaatttttttgtatggcaattttttgtatgcGAGAAATACatagtaattttttgtatgtgATTTTTTTGTGGAGAAAAAATGTATggtaattttttgtatgtgatttttttgtatggcaattttttgtatgtattttttgtatgtatttttttgtatgcGAGTAcatagtaatttttttgtatggcaattttttgtatgtgATTTTTTGTGTGTAAATAcatagtaatttttttgcgTGTAAAAAATactaactttttttttgtatggtaattttttgtatgggAGAATAcatagtaatttttttgcgTGTAAAAAATActaacattttttttgtatggcaattttttgtatggaattttgtaaatacatagtaattttttgtatgtgAGAAATAcatagtaatttttttgtatggcaattttttgtgtgtattttttttgtatgtgCGAAATACatagtaattttttgtatggcaattttttgtatgcGCGAAATACatagtaattttttgtatgtgATTTCTTTTGTATGGGAAAAAATGTATggtaattttttgtatgtatttttttgtatggcaattttttgtatgtattttttgtatgtattttttgtatgtattttttgtatgtatttttttgtatgtatttttttgtagGAAAACCCTAACATTTTTTGTgtgtaaaaaaaatgcgATTGCTTGTGTTCGATCCCAGGTTTTCTATGTTTATACCACCCTCTAGAACTCCCCCTTTTTGCTAGACACCCCCCATCTTTATTACCATCATTGGATAGAGCAGGGTCGATTACCTAGGGTttatgcaaaaaaaaaatatagcttactaaaaaaaaatagattGCAGCACAATAGTTTCGCGTATGGTCTCCCACTACACTACTCGGTATTGCTCTTAGCAGCTTAACTACGGTTGATCGAACGGGGAACGGTGCTTTCTGCTAGATATGGCCGCAACcgaaaaagtaaaaaaacGCGAACCTTATCTGCTGTCTCACACGTGACCAAAAATACTTTTAGGACAACAGCCCTATAACTATTAAAGCGTATGGGTTGTAACTGTAGTGTAGGGGTGATTGGGGTGGGAAAATTCTGTGGACCCACTTTTTGAGCGGAAAAGTTGGGTGGTTGTGGCACAAAACGGGTATATGTGTTTTGGTGGTGCTGTTTGACTGGGTTGCACTGCAGCTGTGACTACAAATGTTAGAGACAAAATGTGGGCCAGACCTGTCCAAATGCAGGATGGGTGTTGGTTGTGTAAGATTACTAGCACATGTACGTTTTCTAGACCAAAAGGTCcaactcaaaaaaaaaaatttgcaaATGTTGAGACTTTCAATAGTTAGATTTAATCATATTTCTTTTACTAACACAGTATAGTAGAATGAGAATTActgtttaatattttttgtttgatcAATTTCTAGTTTAGGTTATCAAAGATATTAATTATCGTATTGGGTTAGAGCTCAGAACATAAAGTGTAGTATTTGGTGTTTTTGCCGATTTGATGTACTAACTTCTAGAGAAtacaattgtttttgtcATTGCTTTCTGTTATAGTAATATTTCAAACACCGTGGTTGGATAATCATGATTAAATAAACAGActcttttcaaattattgcCATCGCTTGAACGGAGCGTTTCAGcaatctaaaaaaaaatttgatattgtggcaagagaaaaaaaaataaagccgaaaaattgtttgtgTGATAAGACTCATTTCCGAATTTTCAgcaatcaatcaaatcaatgatGTCAACAgtaattctttttatttttttggtgattCATGAATTATCCGCGGCTCATCTTGTAACAGCGGACAACAGGAACAAAGAATTGTGCGTATCCTGCAGATAATCGTGAATGACTCAGTTACGGAGCTGAGGAACATGACAAAATTCTGGAGAATTGTGTAATAATTAGttaaacttgaaattttgttttttttgctgATAAACAAATCCCACCAAGTATAAATACATCCCAACTTtcacaatttttttttcaattattcttttagtttgtttttattcactaaataaatttattcaattccttttatttattaactaCATTAGTTATTACTTTTTATTGCATTAACATATTCACTATTATCTATTCACAACACACAATGGTCACCAGAAGAATCTTTCAAGTTGCTCAATTCAAAACTGCTTCAAGACATTGGCTTCCGGTGAACTCCAGAGCATATTTCTCATCAAGACAAAGAGCtgtcaatttcaacaatataaGTGAAGGTGGTTTGATTGCCAATGACGATGTGTTTTCCAGTCCCGTTTCTGCTACTGCTGCTCAAGAAGAAACCGAAACATTCGAGCCAACCGTACACTCTTCGGACGATGTCATCACTGCTGGTCCAGTCAACAGAGCATAAgttcttttaaattttatttatttatttataggcatgataatgaatttacgattaattgatttgtaaAACCTGTGACTTGAATTAGTAAGACAAAGTGACGCTGTCATAATCTATGATGCTCTTGTAAAAGTGTAGGCAATATATTGTGCAACTCTCTGTAGTTTGTTTGTCCTAAAGGAATTAAGAAGATCGTTATATGTGAGGTTGCAAATTGTGATTTTTTATAGAAATACTGAATgagataataaaataagtTAATCAAAAAGCACGCAGTAAGACATTGACCCAGTATCTTCTTAAACGTTACACATGCGTGTAtcataaaataaaattagaTATCAATCTAATGCTGTTTCAGAAAGACCAACGAGAAATTATTCATCTCAAACGACAATAATGAATCCAGAAATAGCTGAATAATTTGCTAATCTATTAAGTTTTTGTTCTattattctattctatCATATTTATCACGACATAAACAAGCGACTTGCTTGAGTGGGAGTTATAATTCAGAAAACCAATAGTATATCATTCTAATTCTATCGGGATCTCtttcaaataatacaatCCATTATTGATGCACGCAATGTAGcttgaaattgtttcagcacattttctttatctttttccACCTATCAATAACTTCTATATCTCATACCCAAAAACATCTGGTCTTCGGTGATCTAATAATGGCATATTTCTCCTGATTGATTCTAAATTGtctaatttcaattctgcTTGAATTATTTCATAATAATCACCATCATCGTCATGTTTCAATTCGTCTGTATACTTTGCTCCTCGTGCTAAAACTTCACCCCATGGACCAACAATTATGGAATCACCATAActtattctttttattactGTCGATGCATCATTAGGGTCTGTTCCAACTTGATGTTGTCCACACTGAGCCGCATTAATGACAAAGCACTGCGAGTCTATGGCTCTTGCTTTAGACAACAATTCCCAATGAGCTTCTCCTGTACGAGTTGTAAATGCACTAGGATATGTGATAATATCACTCCCCAATTTACGAAGCCTCAAAGCCAATTCAGGGAATCTAATATCATAGCAAATACCTAATCCTAGTTTAAACTCATCAATGGCAATGGGGTCTTCAATTTTGTTTCCTGGTTCAACAGCATTCAGTTCTTTTAATATTGGCCCATTTGGCACATCGACGTCAAATAAATGCACTTTTTGGTATTCAGAAACTATGGCACCTTTGGGGTCAATTAACACATGTAGATTTCGAACTCTCTTGTTTCCTGGTAAATGTATTCCAATGGATAAGTACGTTGATCCATTTAAAGATTTAATATAATCCAACAATGGAGATAAAAAGTTACTTTGAACCTCCTGAGATAGTTCGATTGAATGACTGGCGTTTCTTGAGATGTAATCGGTTGCTTCTGGTAGGAAAAGTATACGAGCTTTTTCCAATTGAGCTTTTTGtaacaatttctttacCACACGAAGATTTTGGGAAAGATTTGACGATGAACAAAGCTGTCCCACTGCAACTTTTAATGACAGCATTGAATGTTGTTAGGGAGTTAGTAAATGATGGGTCGGATaataaatagaaaaaaaatatggtGTTGATTCCAAACTTTGGTGAAATTctactgaaaaaaaaaacatttgccaaacaaaaacaagaagCCACACAGCCACAAGAAAATATGCGTGTCCTGGAAAAAATAAGATAATAAATGTTAGTGGTTAAATTGCtgttttctgtttttgCAGATGTGAATCAGGATACGagatggaaaaaaaaaagggggggaATGGAAGGATGATCTGCATTCAAAGCAGTATCACCTGTTGCTACTGGATGAGTTTGCTTTCATATGATAAATTAAGGTTAGTATTGATTTACGGGGTTTGGTTGTCacattgtttttttttgtaaatgtgtttaataaaattatgCCACATTAAAGTCTatttaagaaaaaagtgGCAGGGTACAGCTTTAGGgataagaaaaaattatactttttataatatttggGGTaggattttgaaaaatctaGTAAATTAACTTAATATTACATATTGTTTGTCAAGTCAAATTCAACGACAATCAAAAACTCAAAAGCTTATTGTAAAACTATATACCCCCCCATTCGTCTCCCTAAATTTACAAAGAAACATACGAAAAGTTGTAgtatatcaattaatcaatcacTCGTAAATTCATTAGTATCACTATAAGAAAACTACTTAAGCTCTGTTAACTGGACCAGCAGTAACAATGTCCTCAGATGAATGTATAGTTGGTTCAAACGTCTCAGTTTCTTCAGCAGCAGAAGTGGAACTGGCCAaaacatcatcattagcTATCAAATTGCTATCACTTATGTTATTAAAATTGACACATCTTTGTCTCGATGAGAAGTATGCTCTTGAATACACTGGCACCCAGTGTCTAGTTGCGGTTCTGAATTGAGCAACGtgaaatattcttttaGTAACCATTGTATAGTGGAGATATCAAATAGTGAATAggtattgaaaaaatagtCAAGTTTTAtggaaatgaaattgatttgatggattttcttctttttcactATCCATTTCTTATGAAGAAACAAggattatttatattatttttgaattacAAATACGGGATGGAAAATCATgagaaaaattaaaaaataaaaagaataccCATTGTTACACAAATCCCCATGTTTTTTTCATGTTCCTCAGCTCCGTAGTTGAGTCACTTTGATCTGTATGCAGTATGACAACTGTTTTTTATTCCTGATGTCCGGGGTCAGAAGATAAAGTTTTCACAGCTGTTTTTAACCTTTTGACAAAGGTGTCCAAAAGTCAAATGCCATTTACAAATGTGTGCCACATCAAGTAGATGTGTTTCACCCTTATAATGATTAACTGACCTTTGGTTATGTAGTTTTGGGCAATATTGACAAATCCAAAACCTCggagtaaaaaaaaaaaaaatgattctCAAGTCAATGCTAGCGCATTTTCTAATACCACTCAATAACCACGGAAATCTATTTAcaccaaaaagaaaatactAATAATCACACTATTTGCCTAGATCTAATACTGGATCGcttgttattatttgttggcAATGGAAAGTGTATTATGAAGCTAAAGATGAAGTAATTGGctatttttaaaaaccCTGCAACCGGGAGTTGTCTGGAGATATATGTGGCATGATTTGTGGTTAACATCTTCCGTTCATCCATCTGTTCATTGTTACAGCAGAAAAAAAGCTGcatttgattgtttaaCTTTTGAATAAGCTAACATAACTCGTATTGttatcaacaaatacaaaactGTAACCATTGCCGTGATCGCTACTGAGGTATTGTACCTCCTGATTAAACCAGGACAATATTTTCAGTTCAGAAAAGCATATACAATTTTGATTCCGCCATTAAAAGGTTACACAAAAGGTTATCtctggtttttttttttttttttgcctgATTGGACgacctcctcctcctc is part of the Candida dubliniensis CD36 chromosome R, complete sequence genome and encodes:
- a CDS encoding hydrolase Nit2 homologue, putative (Similar to S. cerevisiae NIT2), whose amino-acid sequence is MSSLKVAVGQLCSSSNLSQNLRVVKKLLQKAQLEKARILFLPEATDYISRNASHSIELSQEVQSNFLSPLLDYIKSLNGSTYLSIGIHLPGNKRVRNLHVLIDPKGAIVSEYQKVHLFDVDVPNGPILKESNAVEPGNKIEDPIAIDEFKLGLGICYDIRFPELALRLRKLGSDIITYPSAFTTRTGEAHWELLSKARAIDSQCFVINAAQCGQHQVGTDPNDASTVIKRISYGDSIIVGPWGEVLARGAKYTDELKHDDDGDYYEIIQAELKLDNLESIRRNMPLLDHRRPDVFGYEI